The Papaver somniferum cultivar HN1 chromosome 3, ASM357369v1, whole genome shotgun sequence genome includes a region encoding these proteins:
- the LOC113361311 gene encoding uncharacterized protein LOC113361311 produces MSESNSNGSNGDHHDGFDKDKALAKTAGFVVFSGIAISILKALNPYKQNNNTFQESPPIEKSPAIVESKFTHFEEPVTRKPQIVRNDSSPPPQPSSFSGKTVEIVKGDTLWALSRKHGVSVDALKEANGLEGDKIYAGKKLVIP; encoded by the exons ATGTCCGAATCAAATTCGAATGGAAGCAACGGAGATCATCATGATGGATTTGATAAAGACAAGGCCTTGGCAAAGACTGCCGGATTCGTAGTGTTCTCAGGTATCGCTATTAGTATCCTCAAAGCCCTAAACCCATACAAACAAAACAACAACACATTTCAAGAGTCTCCACCAATCGAAAAATCTCCTGCAATTGTAGAATCAAAGTTCACTCATTTTGAAGAACCTGTCACCAGG AAACCCCAAATTGTTCGTAATGATTCGTCCCCACCACCACAGCCATCTTCGTTTTCGGGTAAAACGGTCGAGATTGTGAAGGGTGACACTCTCTGGGCTCTTTCTAGAAAACATGGG GTTTCTGTGGATGCACTGAAAGAAGCCAATGGACTTGAAGGTGACAAAATTTATGCCGGAAAGAAGCTTGTAATTCCATGA